In the genome of Coraliomargarita algicola, one region contains:
- a CDS encoding GxxExxY protein encodes MGATFEVYRELGGGLSEEIYQESLERELSLRNIPFEPKTELAVFYKGHKLKKTYIPDLLVYGEIVTELKATKALTPEHEQQLLNYMHITRKAVGYLINFRPKESVEWKRFVLKDYIPK; translated from the coding sequence ATGGGCGCAACCTTCGAAGTTTACAGAGAATTGGGCGGTGGCCTTAGTGAAGAGATCTATCAAGAAAGTCTCGAACGAGAACTTAGCCTGAGAAATATCCCGTTCGAACCCAAAACAGAATTAGCAGTGTTCTACAAAGGACACAAATTGAAGAAAACCTATATCCCAGATCTCCTAGTTTACGGAGAGATTGTGACAGAGCTCAAAGCAACAAAAGCACTCACTCCCGAACACGAGCAACAGCTCCTCAATTACATGCACATCACGCGTAAAGCAGTGGGCTATTTAATCAATTTTCGTCCGAAAGAATCCGTAGAATGGAAACGCTTCGTTCTAAAAGACTATATTCCGAAGTAA
- a CDS encoding cobyrinate a,c-diamide synthase has protein sequence MGQPRHSFCIAGTQSGSGKTTLTLGLMAALRQRGLTVQPFKCGPDYIDAGHHRHAAGRISRNLDSWMMPPASIPATFQNACAGADVAVCEGVMGLFDGASSTELKGSTAEIALLTDMPVVLVVDARAMARSIAALVAGYVHFEKDLRVCGIIANRVGSEGHARILREALAAAGLPPLLGCLPRDEAFHMPERHLGLVADTEDAGVADRIETLATAVESAVDIDQLLECSRNLNTKKQAEVARSTVPVKLRMGLARDAAFYFYYEDNLDALRARGVELVEFSPLNDAALPEDLDGLYIGGGFPEQFSAELSSNIAMHAALRAFAESGRPIFAECGGYMYLCRSLELPDGNRLPMAGVLAADCVMRDKRQRLGYTKARSLQAGIFGSAGTNLRGHEFHWSEVVPDPGQTALFEVSDAHGRRQEQVGIQQGNTHASYFHPHFASNPAAVDAWVTALESD, from the coding sequence ATGGGGCAGCCCCGGCATAGTTTTTGTATCGCAGGCACCCAGTCCGGATCGGGCAAGACGACGCTGACGTTGGGCCTGATGGCGGCGCTGCGCCAACGGGGGCTGACGGTGCAGCCTTTTAAATGCGGTCCCGACTATATTGATGCCGGGCACCACCGTCATGCCGCCGGTCGAATTTCGCGTAATCTGGATTCCTGGATGATGCCTCCTGCGAGTATTCCTGCAACTTTTCAAAACGCTTGCGCAGGAGCTGATGTCGCTGTCTGCGAGGGTGTGATGGGGCTCTTCGATGGCGCCAGTTCCACCGAGCTTAAGGGCAGCACGGCTGAGATTGCCTTGTTGACAGATATGCCGGTTGTCTTGGTGGTGGATGCGCGGGCGATGGCGCGCTCGATCGCTGCTTTGGTGGCGGGCTATGTGCATTTTGAAAAAGACTTACGCGTGTGCGGTATCATCGCGAATCGCGTCGGTAGCGAGGGGCACGCGCGGATCTTGCGTGAAGCGCTGGCCGCGGCGGGCTTGCCACCCTTGCTGGGGTGCTTGCCGCGGGATGAGGCCTTTCATATGCCGGAGCGTCATCTCGGACTTGTCGCGGATACCGAAGACGCAGGTGTCGCAGATCGCATTGAGACGCTCGCGACGGCAGTGGAGTCGGCTGTCGATATCGATCAACTGCTGGAATGTAGTCGAAACCTCAATACGAAAAAACAAGCTGAAGTCGCCCGGTCCACTGTGCCAGTAAAGCTGCGCATGGGCCTCGCGCGGGATGCGGCATTTTATTTTTATTACGAAGACAACCTCGATGCCCTGCGTGCACGTGGGGTGGAGCTAGTGGAGTTTTCCCCGCTCAACGATGCCGCGCTGCCTGAAGATTTGGACGGGCTCTATATCGGCGGTGGATTTCCGGAGCAATTTAGCGCCGAACTGAGTTCTAATATCGCGATGCATGCCGCCTTGCGCGCCTTCGCTGAGAGTGGACGGCCCATCTTCGCGGAATGCGGCGGCTATATGTATTTGTGTCGCAGTTTGGAACTGCCGGACGGTAATCGCTTGCCGATGGCGGGTGTGCTGGCAGCGGATTGTGTGATGCGCGACAAGCGTCAACGGCTCGGTTATACAAAAGCCCGCAGCTTACAGGCTGGCATCTTCGGCTCCGCCGGCACCAACTTACGGGGACATGAATTCCACTGGTCCGAAGTTGTGCCCGATCCTGGGCAGACCGCACTCTTCGAGGTTAGCGACGCCCACGGGCGCCGACAAGAGCAAGTCGGCATACAGCAAGGCAATACCCACGCCTCCTATTTTCATCCCCATTTCGCCTCCAACCCCGCCGCTGTCGACGCATGGGTCACCGCACTAGAGAGCGACTGA